Proteins from a single region of Sylvia atricapilla isolate bSylAtr1 chromosome 7, bSylAtr1.pri, whole genome shotgun sequence:
- the PPIG gene encoding peptidyl-prolyl cis-trans isomerase G: MGVKVQRPRCFFDIAINNVPAGRVVFELFSDVCPKTCENFRCLCTGEKGTGKSTQKPLHYKSCLFHRVVKDFMIQGGDFSEGNGRGGESIYGGFFEDESFAVKHNKEFLLSMANRGKDTNGSQFFITTKPTPHLDGHHVVFGQVISGQEVVREIENQKTDASSKPYAEVRILSCGELIPKSKAKKEEKKRHKSSSSSNDSESSSDSESSSDSSSDSESASEEKSKKRKKKHKRNSKKHKKEKKKRKKSKKSSSSESEDENTEAQPLSTVRPEEIPPVPENRFLMRKSPPKVDEKEKERKSREKERESNLSNSQSTYQRRLLVTRSGRKIKGRGPRRYRTPSRSRSRDRFRRSETPPHWRQEMQRAQRMRVSSGERWIKGDKSEINETKKDNQKSPGRGRERRISDHRQVSESPSRRGEKEKKKDHKSSSKDRETRRNSEKDDKHNKSKAKKRAKSRSHSKSREKSKSKERDSRHSRHEEKRLRSRSKERDHEKGREKEKRYDSRGREKERSRSKERSKRAGSRSNEQEHRKSKDREKRKSRSKEREHARGKHSSSSRTRDRSKSRDRGRRGRSRSRDRDRSRSKDYSRNRDRETRRRGRSRSRERRGTPDKYRGRENRRRRESRSSERDESQSRNRERYSNRESRSSYKRNDSESQRKRRSKSRESSSPESSRDKKSSRDQDRSPDSKKRPSSKERESKKTYSRSSKEKEKTRSSAEKEINQKSKSQERDHAPSKDKKSDRETSPGTDDDRNG; encoded by the exons ATGGGAGTGAAGGTCCAGAGACCTCGTTGCTTTTTTGACATAGCCATCAACAATGTACCcg ctggAAGAGTGGTCTTTGAATTGTTTTCAGATGTGTGTCCAAAGACATGTGAGAATTTTCGCTGCCTTTGCACAG GTGAAAAGGGTACAGGAAAGTCCACCCAAAAGCCATTGCATTACAAAAGTTGTCTGTTTCACAGGGTTGTAAAGGATTTTATGATCCAAGGAGGTGACTTCAGTGAAG GAaatggcagaggaggagaatcCATTTATGGTGGCTTTTTTGAAG ATGAAAGTTTTGCTGTGAAGCACAACAAAGAATTTCTCCTTTCAATGGCCAACCGAGGGAAAGATACAAATGGTTCACAGTTCTTTAT AACAACTAAACCTACACCTCATTTAGATGG GCATCATGTTGTTTTTGGACAAGTCATCTCAGGTCAGGAAGTTGTGAGAGAAatagaaaaccagaaaacagatGCATCTAGTAAACCATATGCTGAAGTACGCATACTGAGTTGTGGAGAGTTAATTCCAAAATCCAAAG ccaagaaggaggaaaagaagagacaCAAGTCATCTTCCTCATCCAATGACTCGGAAAGTTCGAGCGATTCAGAATCGTCTTCTGATTCATCGTCGGATTCTGAGAGTGCTTCCGAAGAGAAATCTAAAAAAcgaaaaaagaaacacaaaagaaattccaagaaacataagaaagaaaagaaaaagagaaagaaaagcaagaaaag CTCATCCAGTGAAAGTGAAGATGAAAATACTGAAGCACAGCCATTATCTACTGTCCGTcctgaagaaattcctcctgtaCCTGAAAACCGGTTCCTGATGAGGAAAAGTCCTCCTAAAGtagatgagaaagaaaaagagagaaaaagcagagagaaggaaagagagag TAATCTATCAAATTCACAGTCAACATACCAGAGGAGGTTGTTAGTCACCAGatctggaaggaaaataaaaggaagaggaCCAAGG cGTTACCGGACACCTTCCAGATCCAGGTCAAGAGATCGATTCCGACGCAGTGAAACTCCTCCACATTGGAGGCAAGAAATGCAAAGAGCTCAAAGAATGAGAGTGTCTAGTGGAGAAAGATGGATAAAAGGAGACAA GAGTGAAATAAATGAAACCAAGAAAGATAATCAAAAGAGcccaggaagaggaagagagagaagaataTCAGACCACAGGCAAGTTTCTGAAAGTCCAAGCCgaagaggggaaaaggagaagaaaaaagatcaCAAATCCAGCAGTAAAGACAGGGAGAcaagaagaaattcagaaaaagatGACAAGCataacaaaagcaaagccaagaaGAGAGCTAAATCTAGAAGCCATagtaaaagcagagagaaatcaAAAAGTAAAGAAAGAGACTCCAGGCACAGCAGACATGAAGAGAAGAGACTAAGATCAAGAAGCAAAGAGAGAGACCACGAGAAAggtagagaaaaagaaaagcgCTATGATTCtagagggagagagaaagaaagaagtagGAGCAAGGAGAGAAGTAAAAGAGCAGGCTCAAGAAGTAATGAACAAGAGCATAGGAAGAGCAAAGACAGGGAGAAACGCAAGTCAAGAAGCAAAGAGCGTGAGCACGCTAGAGGgaaacacagctccagcagcagaacaaggGATCGCAGCAAAAGCAGAGATAGGGGTAGGAGAGGAAGATCAagaagcagggacagggatcGCAGTAGAAGTAAGGATTATTCAAGGAATAGAGATAGAGAAACAAGAAGGAGAGGAAGATcaagaagcagagaaaggagaggtACACCAGATAAatacagaggaagagaaaataggAGGAGGAGAGAATCAAGGAGTTCAGAGAGGGATGAAAGTCAAagcagaaacagagagagatATTCAAATAGGGAAAGTAGAAGCTCGTATAAGAGGAATGATAGTGAAAGCCAAAGGAAGAGACGTTCAAAAAGCCGTGAAAGTAGTAGTCCTGAATCTAGCAGAGATAAGAAGTCTAGTAGAGATCAGGATAGAAGTCCAGACTCGAAAAAGAGACCAAGTAGCAAAGAGAGAGAATCAAAAAAAACATACTCACGCAGCagtaaagaaaaggaaaagaccagatcctcagcagaaaaagaaataaaccaaaaatcaaaGAGTCAGGAAAGAGATCATGCCCCTAGTAAGGATAAAAAGTCTGATCGTGAAACAAGTCCTGGAACAGATGATGACAGGAATGGATGA